A stretch of the Candidatus Cetobacterium colombiensis genome encodes the following:
- a CDS encoding aminotransferase class I/II-fold pyridoxal phosphate-dependent enzyme, with product MTKLNQYQTPIFSTLKDVYAKRDIIPFHVPGHKRGKGMDKEFYEFMGPNPFSIDVTIFKMVDGLHNPKSCIKEAQELAADAYGVKKTFFAVNGTSGAIQAMIMSVVKPGEKILVPRNVHKSVSGGIILSGSTPVYMNPEVDDELGIAHGVRPEVVENMLKQHPDTKAVLIINPTYYGAATDIKKIADIVHSYDIPLIVDEAHGAHLHFHEELPISAIDAGADICCQSTHKIIGAMTQMSMLHVNSTRVDVNRIQQILSILHTTSPSYPLMASLDCARRQIATEGRELLTRTLKLARDLRAEINKIPGIFSFGKEIVGRYGIHDFDETKLSISARELGLTGFELETLLVDDYNIQVELSDFYNVLGLITLGDDEVSTGKLLEALKDISKRFFGQGKKIAESVGKMPTIPESILIPREAFYSENNKIKFLESEGKICAEMIMAYPPGIPVIYPGERITKDIITYIQNLKAAKLHVQGMEDPELEYIKVIDEEDAVYLYTEKMKNKMFAVPMNLGANKAGIEFGPEVLEEYFPDTFGEMTYIDIEKQRENFNEWSLKYKNTILNTCEKLAAAVNEAVRDGYRPITVGGDHSIALGSISGVALEKEIGVVWIDAHGDMNTDETTMSGNIHGMPLALLQGAGDRDLVNCFYEGAKIDSKNVVILGARDLDVKERDVIEELGVKVIPYDEVVHKGLDNVLEEIKDYLKIDNIHISFDVDSVDPEFAPGVSTPVRNGFTPEEMFKTFRFLFKNYSITSVDIVEYNPVNDKNEKTMNFVNDLTEFVLNPNV from the coding sequence ATGACTAAATTAAATCAATATCAAACACCTATATTCTCAACACTGAAGGACGTATATGCGAAAAGAGACATAATTCCTTTCCATGTTCCAGGGCATAAGAGAGGAAAGGGAATGGATAAAGAGTTTTACGAGTTTATGGGACCTAACCCTTTCTCAATTGATGTAACTATCTTTAAGATGGTTGATGGATTACACAATCCAAAGAGTTGTATAAAAGAAGCACAAGAATTAGCAGCTGACGCTTATGGAGTAAAGAAGACCTTTTTTGCTGTTAACGGAACATCAGGAGCTATTCAAGCAATGATTATGTCTGTTGTAAAGCCAGGAGAGAAGATATTAGTTCCAAGAAATGTTCATAAATCAGTTTCTGGTGGAATTATATTAAGTGGATCAACTCCAGTTTACATGAATCCTGAAGTGGACGATGAATTAGGAATAGCTCATGGAGTTAGACCAGAAGTTGTTGAAAATATGCTAAAGCAGCATCCAGATACAAAAGCTGTTTTAATAATTAATCCAACATACTATGGGGCGGCAACAGATATCAAAAAGATTGCAGATATAGTTCATAGCTACGATATTCCTTTAATAGTTGACGAGGCTCACGGAGCTCACTTACACTTCCATGAAGAGTTACCAATATCAGCAATAGATGCAGGGGCAGATATTTGCTGTCAAAGTACTCATAAAATAATTGGAGCAATGACGCAGATGTCAATGTTACATGTAAATTCAACAAGAGTTGATGTAAATAGAATACAACAAATACTAAGTATATTACATACAACATCTCCTTCTTACCCACTAATGGCATCATTAGATTGTGCTAGAAGACAAATAGCAACTGAAGGAAGAGAATTATTAACAAGAACATTGAAATTAGCAAGAGATTTAAGAGCTGAAATAAATAAAATTCCTGGAATCTTCTCATTTGGAAAAGAAATTGTAGGAAGATATGGAATTCATGATTTTGATGAAACAAAATTATCTATATCAGCTAGAGAATTAGGATTAACAGGATTTGAATTAGAAACTTTACTTGTTGATGATTATAATATCCAAGTTGAATTATCAGACTTCTATAATGTATTAGGTTTAATTACATTAGGAGATGATGAGGTTAGTACAGGTAAGCTTTTAGAAGCTTTAAAAGATATTAGTAAAAGATTCTTTGGACAAGGGAAAAAGATTGCTGAATCTGTAGGGAAAATGCCAACAATACCAGAGTCTATTCTAATTCCAAGAGAAGCTTTCTATAGTGAAAATAATAAAATAAAATTCCTAGAAAGTGAAGGGAAAATTTGTGCTGAGATGATTATGGCGTATCCACCAGGAATTCCAGTAATTTATCCAGGAGAAAGAATAACAAAAGATATAATAACATATATTCAGAATTTAAAGGCTGCAAAGCTTCACGTTCAAGGAATGGAAGATCCTGAATTAGAGTATATAAAGGTTATAGATGAAGAGGATGCAGTATATCTTTATACAGAAAAAATGAAAAATAAAATGTTTGCAGTGCCTATGAACTTAGGAGCTAATAAAGCAGGTATTGAGTTTGGACCAGAAGTTTTAGAGGAATACTTCCCAGATACTTTTGGAGAAATGACTTATATTGATATTGAAAAGCAAAGAGAAAACTTTAATGAATGGTCATTAAAATATAAAAATACTATATTAAATACTTGTGAAAAGTTAGCAGCAGCAGTTAATGAAGCTGTAAGAGATGGATATAGACCAATAACTGTTGGAGGGGATCATTCAATAGCTTTAGGATCTATTTCAGGAGTAGCTTTAGAAAAAGAGATTGGTGTAGTATGGATTGATGCTCATGGAGATATGAATACTGATGAAACAACAATGTCAGGAAATATTCATGGAATGCCATTAGCACTTTTACAAGGAGCTGGAGATAGAGACTTAGTAAATTGTTTCTACGAAGGAGCTAAAATAGATAGCAAAAATGTTGTTATTTTAGGAGCTAGAGATTTAGATGTAAAAGAAAGAGACGTTATAGAAGAGTTAGGAGTAAAAGTAATTCCTTATGATGAAGTTGTACATAAAGGTTTAGATAATGTTTTAGAGGAAATTAAAGATTATTTAAAAATTGATAATATCCACATAAGTTTTGATGTAGATTCTGTAGATCCAGAGTTTGCACCAGGAGTAAGTACACCAGTTAGAAACGGATTTACACCAGAAGAAATGTTTAAAACATTTAGATTCTTATTCAAAAACTACTCTATAACATCAGTTGATATAGTAGAATACAATCCAGTAAATGATAAAAATGAGAAGACTATGAATTTTGTAAACGATTTAACGGAGTTTGTATTAAATCCAAATGTGTAG
- a CDS encoding MurR/RpiR family transcriptional regulator: MKKAVLANLEQNYSTYSKSFKKIVDFIKHNQSIVSFISINELAKETGTSPATVTRFSKNLGFKGYPDFQRVFQKDVEISTSQMKEFREEIDTVSGGGILGEILTTNIELLEEMDIVAIEDQLEKAMEMIKKSRKLYILGARGSYALAYYLYFMLKEIREDVELMISGASDFTDRLLYSSPDDLLFTISFHPYTNFTCQVTEFFKEQGNKIITMTDKKDSVLGNISDLVITTKNGGKAYTFVPGIIILNALLLKYGKQNKEQSIERLDKLKKITDRFNIYQK, from the coding sequence ATGAAAAAGGCAGTATTAGCTAATTTAGAGCAGAATTATTCAACATATAGTAAAAGTTTTAAAAAGATTGTAGACTTTATAAAGCATAACCAAAGTATAGTTTCGTTTATATCTATAAATGAGTTAGCTAAAGAAACAGGGACAAGTCCAGCTACAGTAACAAGATTTTCAAAAAATTTAGGATTTAAAGGTTATCCAGATTTCCAAAGAGTTTTCCAAAAAGATGTTGAAATTTCAACTTCTCAAATGAAAGAGTTTAGAGAAGAGATAGATACAGTATCTGGAGGTGGAATTCTTGGGGAGATTCTAACTACAAACATTGAGTTATTAGAAGAAATGGACATTGTAGCTATAGAAGATCAATTAGAAAAAGCTATGGAAATGATAAAAAAAAGTAGAAAATTATATATATTAGGGGCAAGAGGATCTTATGCATTGGCATATTATTTATACTTTATGCTAAAAGAGATAAGAGAAGATGTAGAGTTGATGATATCAGGAGCTTCTGATTTCACAGATAGACTTCTATACTCGAGTCCAGATGATTTATTGTTTACGATATCATTCCATCCATATACAAACTTTACTTGTCAAGTAACAGAGTTTTTTAAAGAACAAGGAAATAAAATAATTACTATGACTGATAAGAAAGATTCTGTATTAGGTAATATATCTGATTTAGTAATCACAACAAAAAATGGAGGAAAAGCTTATACTTTTGTTCCAGGAATAATAATCTTAAATGCTTTATTACTAAAATATGGTAAACAAAACAAAGAACAAAGTATTGAAAGATTGGATAAGTTGAAAAAAATAACAGATAGATTTAATATTTATCAAAAATAA
- a CDS encoding APC family permease, giving the protein MKENLEKRYGFSVAFSMVVGIVIGIGIFFKAGQILVASNMNPKIAIAAWVLGGIISILSGLTAAEVGAAIPETGGMIAWIKRIYGERIAFLVGWAQLIIYFPALIGIIAYYFAVFTGNFLNIDPSNTMFLGGTAFLAITFLFAINIFTKNVGGKIQTAATAAKIVPLLLITIFGFISGDNSSGVFYMTEITKEATSSSPLVLLGLALVPIMFAFDGWIYVGTIAGDLKNVKRDLPRSIILGLGFIAVFYVALNLALLNVFTAEEIVQVGMFGVATKLFGPMGAKFIFLGIMISAFGGLNGMILASTRVPYTLAVEGHLPKKEFFAKIDDKHKQPINSSIVMFLLSVIFLIAMIVTENPDVFGDIPVALFWLFYCLVFLGLFILRKKEPNLERPYVVPFYPVVPILALIGGASIFVYAAISNPLYMGISVALTLTGLFVYRGK; this is encoded by the coding sequence ATGAAGGAAAATTTAGAAAAAAGATACGGCTTTTCAGTAGCTTTTTCAATGGTTGTAGGAATTGTAATTGGAATAGGAATTTTCTTTAAAGCTGGTCAAATTTTAGTAGCATCAAATATGAATCCAAAGATTGCAATAGCTGCTTGGGTACTTGGAGGAATTATTTCTATACTGTCTGGACTAACTGCGGCAGAAGTAGGAGCAGCAATACCTGAAACTGGAGGTATGATAGCTTGGATAAAAAGAATATATGGTGAAAGAATAGCATTTTTAGTTGGTTGGGCTCAATTAATAATTTATTTTCCAGCTTTAATTGGAATAATTGCATATTATTTTGCAGTATTTACAGGGAACTTTTTAAATATAGATCCAAGTAATACTATGTTTTTAGGTGGAACAGCATTTTTAGCAATAACTTTTTTATTTGCTATAAATATATTTACAAAAAATGTTGGTGGAAAAATTCAAACAGCAGCTACAGCAGCTAAAATTGTACCACTGTTATTAATAACTATATTTGGATTTATTTCAGGAGACAATTCATCTGGAGTATTCTATATGACTGAAATAACTAAAGAAGCAACATCATCATCACCTTTAGTTTTATTAGGGTTAGCATTAGTACCTATAATGTTTGCTTTTGATGGATGGATTTATGTTGGAACAATTGCTGGAGATTTAAAAAATGTAAAAAGAGATTTACCAAGATCAATTATATTAGGATTAGGATTTATAGCAGTATTTTATGTGGCACTAAATTTAGCTCTTTTAAATGTATTTACAGCGGAAGAAATTGTTCAAGTTGGAATGTTTGGAGTGGCTACTAAATTATTTGGTCCAATGGGAGCTAAATTTATATTTTTAGGAATAATGATTTCAGCTTTTGGTGGATTAAATGGAATGATTTTAGCGTCTACAAGAGTACCTTATACTTTAGCAGTAGAAGGACATCTTCCAAAAAAAGAATTCTTTGCTAAAATAGATGATAAACATAAGCAACCTATAAATTCATCAATAGTTATGTTTTTACTATCTGTTATATTTTTAATAGCTATGATTGTAACAGAAAATCCAGATGTATTTGGTGATATTCCAGTAGCATTATTTTGGTTATTCTATTGCTTAGTATTTTTAGGATTATTTATTTTAAGAAAAAAGGAGCCAAATTTAGAAAGACCATACGTAGTTCCTTTTTACCCAGTTGTTCCTATTTTAGCGTTAATTGGAGGAGCTTCAATATTTGTGTATGCCGCAATATCAAATCCATTATACATGGGTATTTCAGTTGCTTTAACATTGACAGGACTTTTTGTGTATAGAGGAAAGTAA
- a CDS encoding type 1 glutamine amidotransferase domain-containing protein gives MKKILMVVTSHDSLGNTGKKTGIWLSEFTEPYFGFLDNNVEIFIASPKGGTTPIDPNSLKEEVLNESTNRYLNLENKVLEHTVSLEKINFQEFDGIFYPGGHGPMWDLSEDEKNAELVSNFYNSGKIVAAVCHGPAALIKGKKASGESLLKNKKVTGFSNLEEKAVNLEKVVPFLLEDKLTELSNNHYEKTDVLFAPYIIQDGFLLTGQNPASALPLVEKFLELLK, from the coding sequence ATGAAAAAAATTTTAATGGTTGTTACCTCTCATGATTCTCTTGGAAATACTGGTAAAAAAACAGGTATATGGCTTTCTGAATTTACTGAACCTTATTTTGGATTTTTAGATAATAATGTTGAAATTTTTATAGCTTCCCCTAAAGGAGGAACTACTCCTATCGATCCAAACAGTCTTAAAGAAGAGGTATTAAATGAAAGTACCAACAGATATTTAAATCTAGAAAACAAAGTTTTAGAACATACAGTATCTTTAGAAAAAATTAATTTTCAAGAATTTGATGGAATTTTTTATCCTGGTGGACATGGTCCTATGTGGGATTTATCAGAAGATGAAAAAAATGCAGAATTAGTGTCTAATTTTTATAATAGTGGTAAAATTGTTGCTGCTGTTTGTCATGGTCCTGCTGCTTTAATTAAAGGAAAAAAAGCTTCAGGAGAATCTCTTTTAAAAAATAAAAAAGTTACAGGTTTTTCTAATCTAGAAGAAAAAGCTGTCAATTTAGAAAAAGTAGTTCCTTTTTTACTTGAAGATAAACTAACAGAATTAAGTAATAATCATTACGAAAAAACAGATGTTTTATTTGCACCTTATATTATTCAAGATGGTTTTCTTTTAACAGGGCAAAATCCAGCATCTGCTTTACCTCTTGTAGAAAAATTTTTAGAGCTATTAAAATGA
- a CDS encoding ABC transporter permease, translated as MITYILKRVLTTIWTLFLVITLTFFLMRLMPGGPFDGEKNIPPKIKVKLEQKFGLNKPLKDQYISYIKDLSKGDLGPSMKREGRTVNWIIGYSFPTSAKLGLVAVTLSLIIGISLGILAALNFNKWPDSLCMLLSTFGVTIPSFVIGVFLMYIFGVKLKLFPIVGLKSWESYVLPSIALSGYSIAFIARLTRSKLIEVMKSDYIRTARAKGLSRGRIIVKHALRNTLIPIVTYLGPLVAGILTGSFVIEKIFAIPGLGSEFVTTITNRDYTVILGVTIFYSAFLMICNLIVDLLYVVIDPRIKLDK; from the coding sequence ATGATAACGTATATCTTAAAAAGAGTTTTGACAACAATTTGGACACTTTTCTTGGTAATAACATTAACCTTTTTTCTAATGAGATTGATGCCTGGAGGCCCTTTTGATGGCGAGAAGAACATCCCTCCTAAAATTAAAGTGAAATTGGAACAAAAATTTGGTTTAAATAAACCTTTAAAAGATCAATATATTTCTTACATAAAAGATTTGTCTAAAGGTGATTTAGGGCCAAGCATGAAAAGAGAAGGAAGAACTGTAAACTGGATAATAGGTTATTCTTTTCCAACATCAGCTAAATTAGGGTTGGTAGCAGTAACATTATCATTAATTATAGGAATTTCTTTGGGAATTTTGGCAGCTTTAAATTTTAATAAATGGCCAGATTCACTGTGTATGCTTCTTTCAACCTTTGGAGTAACTATTCCAAGTTTTGTGATAGGAGTATTTCTAATGTATATATTTGGAGTTAAGTTAAAATTATTTCCAATTGTTGGTTTAAAAAGTTGGGAATCGTATGTTTTACCAAGTATAGCTTTATCTGGATATTCAATAGCTTTCATAGCTAGATTAACTAGATCAAAGCTTATAGAAGTTATGAAGTCAGATTATATAAGAACTGCTAGAGCAAAAGGATTAAGTAGAGGCAGAATAATTGTAAAACATGCTTTAAGAAATACATTAATTCCAATTGTAACTTATTTAGGTCCTTTAGTAGCAGGAATATTAACAGGAAGTTTTGTAATAGAAAAAATATTTGCAATACCAGGATTAGGAAGTGAATTTGTAACAACAATAACAAATAGAGATTATACAGTTATATTGGGTGTAACAATATTTTACAGTGCGTTTCTAATGATTTGTAATTTAATAGTAGACTTACTTTATGTAGTTATAGATCCAAGAATTAAATTAGATAAGTAG
- a CDS encoding ABC transporter permease produces the protein MSYENMEADFTNLKTEKFNPKVIKYKNIENIELDFTFVNQNEKVKEEINRKSFTFAEDAWRKLKQNKLSIIGLIFIIFITTLAIVVPIFSKYSIFETNLGMTNQFPSAAHWFGTDQLGRDIFVRVMYGARYSLAIAFIASFLNLIIGILYGGISGYFGGRVDVVMMRIVDIIYSIPMTIYVILIMVTFEKGGFLNIVLALALSYWIGMARIVRGEILQLKQQEYILAAKTLGASNRRILFKHLLPNSMSSIIVTLTLQIPSAIFTEAFLSFIGLGITPPAASWGTLANDALGGFRLYPYQLVFPTLAICLTILAFNLLGDGLRDALDPKVRG, from the coding sequence ATGAGTTACGAAAATATGGAGGCAGATTTTACTAATCTCAAAACAGAAAAATTTAATCCTAAAGTTATAAAGTATAAAAACATAGAGAATATAGAATTAGATTTTACTTTTGTAAATCAAAATGAAAAAGTAAAAGAGGAGATAAATAGAAAAAGTTTTACTTTTGCAGAAGATGCTTGGAGAAAATTAAAACAAAATAAATTATCAATAATAGGATTAATATTTATTATTTTTATAACTACTTTAGCGATTGTCGTTCCAATTTTTTCTAAATATAGTATTTTTGAAACTAATTTAGGAATGACTAATCAATTTCCCAGTGCAGCTCATTGGTTTGGAACGGATCAATTGGGAAGAGATATATTTGTAAGAGTTATGTATGGAGCTAGATATTCTTTAGCAATAGCTTTTATTGCATCATTTTTAAATTTAATCATAGGAATCTTATACGGCGGAATCTCAGGTTATTTTGGTGGAAGAGTTGATGTTGTTATGATGAGAATAGTAGATATAATCTACTCAATTCCAATGACTATATATGTTATTTTAATAATGGTTACTTTTGAAAAAGGTGGTTTTTTAAATATAGTTTTAGCTTTAGCACTATCTTACTGGATTGGAATGGCTAGAATTGTTAGAGGTGAAATTTTACAATTAAAGCAACAGGAATATATTTTAGCAGCTAAAACTTTGGGAGCATCAAATAGAAGAATATTATTTAAACATTTATTACCAAATAGTATGAGTTCAATAATTGTAACATTAACCTTACAAATACCATCAGCAATTTTCACAGAAGCATTTTTAAGTTTTATTGGATTAGGAATAACACCACCAGCGGCTTCTTGGGGAACATTAGCAAATGATGCATTAGGAGGATTTAGATTATATCCGTATCAATTGGTATTTCCAACTTTAGCTATATGTCTAACAATATTAGCATTTAATCTATTAGGGGATGGATTAAGAGATGCATTAGATCCTAAGGTAAGGGGGTAA
- a CDS encoding ABC transporter ATP-binding protein, with protein sequence MEKLLEVKNLRTSFDTHHGEVQSVRGVSFDLLKGEVLGVVGESGSGKSITMMSIMKLLEENGKIKEGEIVFKGNRIDNISEKKMNKIRGNSMSMIFQDPMTSLNLLIPIGKQIMETLIVHKGMNKKDAFEKSVELLDAVGIPMGRSRMKQYPHEFSGGMRQRVMIAMALACNPELLIADEPTTALDVTIQAQILDLMRKIKKTINTSIILITHDLGVVAEMCDRVNVMYGGVIIEQGLTRDIFYNTKHPYTAGLLKSVPNPERLDKEPLKPIMGTPPDLLNPPKGCPFYQRCDFAMKMCKEHMPPLFEIDENHKSACWLNHEDAPKVQIK encoded by the coding sequence ATGGAAAAATTATTAGAGGTTAAAAATTTAAGAACATCTTTTGATACTCATCATGGAGAGGTACAGTCAGTTAGGGGAGTTTCATTTGATCTTTTAAAAGGGGAAGTTTTGGGAGTTGTTGGAGAATCAGGAAGTGGAAAAAGTATAACAATGATGAGTATAATGAAACTTCTTGAAGAAAATGGAAAAATAAAAGAGGGAGAAATAGTTTTTAAGGGGAATAGAATTGATAATATAAGTGAAAAAAAGATGAATAAAATTAGAGGAAATAGTATGTCAATGATATTTCAAGATCCTATGACATCACTAAATCTTTTAATACCAATAGGAAAACAGATAATGGAAACTCTTATTGTTCATAAGGGGATGAATAAAAAAGATGCTTTTGAAAAATCTGTAGAACTTCTTGATGCAGTTGGAATTCCAATGGGAAGATCGAGAATGAAGCAGTATCCACATGAATTTTCAGGAGGAATGCGTCAAAGAGTTATGATAGCAATGGCATTAGCTTGTAATCCAGAATTACTGATAGCCGATGAGCCTACAACTGCTTTAGATGTAACAATTCAAGCTCAAATATTAGATTTAATGAGAAAAATAAAAAAGACAATAAATACATCAATAATTTTAATAACACATGACTTAGGAGTTGTAGCAGAGATGTGTGATAGAGTAAATGTTATGTATGGTGGAGTGATTATAGAACAAGGGTTAACAAGGGATATATTTTATAATACAAAACATCCTTACACAGCAGGATTATTAAAAAGTGTTCCCAATCCAGAAAGATTAGATAAAGAACCGCTAAAACCTATAATGGGGACTCCTCCTGATTTATTAAATCCTCCAAAGGGTTGTCCGTTTTATCAAAGATGTGACTTTGCTATGAAAATGTGTAAAGAACATATGCCACCACTATTTGAAATAGATGAAAATCATAAATCAGCTTGTTGGTTGAATCATGAGGATGCTCCAAAGGTACAGATAAAATAA
- a CDS encoding ABC transporter ATP-binding protein, whose amino-acid sequence MAENLIEIKKLCKHFNLKKSLFEKNKKILHAVDGVTLEIKKGETLGLVGESGCGKTSLGRTVVKLYEPTSGDIIYNGKNITNLNFQDMKSYRRKIQMIFQDPYASLNPRQTIGDIIKEPMEIHNLYTKEERDGKVLEILELVGLNSSHMSRYPHEFSGGQRQRVGIARALACEPEFIVCDEPISALDVSIQAQIINTLEDLQKKLGLTYLFIAHDLSMVKHISDRVGIMYLGKLVEISTSDSIYDTPLHPYTQALLSAIPIPDPDISLKKERIILEGDIPTPINPKPGCRFKSRCPKAFEKCQEIEPDLVEVKENHKVACHLYTKI is encoded by the coding sequence ATGGCAGAGAATTTAATTGAAATAAAAAAATTATGTAAACATTTTAATTTGAAAAAAAGTTTATTTGAAAAAAATAAAAAAATATTACATGCAGTAGATGGAGTAACGTTGGAAATAAAAAAAGGTGAAACTTTAGGACTTGTTGGAGAATCAGGTTGTGGAAAAACAAGTTTAGGAAGAACTGTTGTAAAATTATATGAACCAACTTCAGGAGATATTATATATAATGGAAAAAATATAACTAATTTAAATTTTCAAGATATGAAAAGCTATAGAAGAAAAATCCAGATGATATTTCAAGATCCATATGCTTCTTTAAATCCAAGACAGACTATTGGAGATATAATAAAAGAGCCAATGGAAATTCATAATCTATATACAAAAGAAGAAAGAGATGGAAAAGTTTTAGAAATTTTGGAGTTAGTTGGATTAAATTCTTCTCATATGAGTAGATATCCTCATGAGTTTTCTGGAGGACAGAGACAAAGAGTGGGGATCGCTAGAGCACTAGCTTGTGAACCAGAATTTATAGTTTGTGATGAACCAATCTCAGCACTGGATGTTTCAATTCAAGCACAAATTATAAATACATTAGAAGATTTACAAAAGAAATTAGGATTAACATATCTTTTTATAGCACACGACTTATCAATGGTAAAACATATATCAGATAGAGTGGGAATAATGTATTTAGGAAAATTGGTGGAAATATCTACAAGTGATTCTATTTATGATACTCCTTTACATCCATATACACAAGCACTGTTATCAGCAATACCAATTCCAGATCCAGACATTTCTTTGAAAAAAGAAAGGATAATATTAGAAGGAGATATTCCAACACCGATAAATCCAAAACCAGGGTGTAGATTTAAGAGTAGATGTCCAAAAGCTTTTGAAAAATGCCAAGAAATCGAACCCGATTTAGTGGAAGTAAAAGAAAATCACAAAGTTGCATGTCATTTATATACTAAAATTTAA
- a CDS encoding peptide ABC transporter substrate-binding protein, which produces MLGRLNGKNLAMASLVLLLAACGGKTEEKKEGAPAVETKKNSISYNLGTDPRTIDPQLNTAVDGSIVASNIFEGLYKEDENGKLVPAAAEDVQVSPDGKVYTFKLKENGKWSDGKPVKAQDFVYSWKRGLTPDTAMEYAYMLFYIKNGEKFYNGEVSEDQVGVKALDDKTLEVTLENATPYFLSLTSLPSYYPLREDVVKENSSWAIDPKTYIGNGAFKMKAWNPKENMVLVPNENYWGRSDVKLDELRFDIITDDKTYLNAFKAGEVDIIDSPPSSEIPSLLASGEGKIHPYLGTYFYVVNVSGNNNNPEVVKFLGNPKVRKALALSLNKKQIVDQVTKAGQLPARSFVPEGIVATDGKDFTKDSNYLPPEGNVELAQKLMAEAGYSTPESIPKVTFTFNTGDGHAMVAQAVQDMWKKNLGVDVDLKNEEWAVFQNTRSSKNYDIARHGWIADYNDPMNFLDLWVSNGGNNDAGYSNPEYDNLIKEAQKETDPEKRTALLHKAEDILMNDMPIIPLYYYTSIVVANPKVKGWVKSPLGGYDFKKAYVEN; this is translated from the coding sequence ATGTTAGGGAGATTAAATGGAAAGAATTTAGCAATGGCGTCATTAGTTTTATTATTAGCTGCATGCGGTGGTAAAACTGAGGAGAAAAAAGAGGGGGCACCAGCAGTAGAAACTAAAAAAAATTCAATATCTTATAATTTAGGTACAGATCCAAGAACAATAGATCCTCAATTAAATACCGCTGTAGATGGATCAATAGTAGCTTCGAATATATTTGAAGGTCTTTATAAAGAGGATGAAAATGGAAAGTTAGTTCCAGCTGCTGCAGAAGATGTACAAGTATCTCCAGATGGAAAAGTTTATACTTTTAAATTAAAAGAAAATGGTAAATGGTCAGATGGAAAACCAGTTAAAGCTCAAGATTTTGTTTATTCTTGGAAAAGAGGATTAACACCAGATACAGCAATGGAATATGCATATATGTTATTCTATATAAAAAATGGAGAAAAGTTTTATAATGGAGAGGTTTCAGAAGATCAAGTTGGTGTAAAAGCTTTAGATGATAAAACATTAGAAGTAACATTGGAAAATGCAACACCATACTTTTTATCTCTAACATCATTACCGTCTTATTATCCATTAAGAGAGGATGTTGTTAAAGAAAATTCATCATGGGCAATTGATCCGAAAACATATATAGGAAACGGTGCATTTAAGATGAAAGCATGGAATCCTAAAGAAAATATGGTTTTAGTTCCAAATGAAAATTATTGGGGAAGATCTGACGTTAAATTAGATGAATTAAGATTTGATATAATAACAGACGACAAAACATATTTAAATGCATTTAAAGCAGGAGAAGTTGATATAATTGATTCTCCACCTTCAAGTGAAATTCCATCTCTTTTAGCAAGTGGAGAGGGAAAAATTCATCCATACTTAGGAACATATTTTTATGTTGTAAATGTTTCTGGAAATAATAATAATCCAGAAGTAGTTAAATTCTTAGGAAATCCTAAAGTAAGAAAAGCTTTAGCGTTATCTTTAAATAAAAAACAAATAGTGGATCAAGTTACAAAAGCTGGACAATTACCTGCTAGAAGTTTTGTTCCAGAAGGAATTGTAGCAACAGATGGAAAAGATTTTACAAAAGATAGTAACTATTTACCACCTGAAGGAAATGTTGAATTAGCTCAAAAGTTAATGGCAGAAGCTGGATATTCAACACCAGAATCTATTCCAAAAGTAACATTTACATTTAATACAGGTGATGGACATGCTATGGTTGCTCAAGCTGTTCAAGATATGTGGAAGAAAAATTTAGGAGTAGATGTAGATTTAAAAAATGAGGAATGGGCAGTGTTCCAAAATACAAGAAGTAGTAAAAATTATGATATAGCTAGACATGGTTGGATTGCTGATTATAACGATCCAATGAACTTCTTAGATTTATGGGTTTCTAATGGTGGAAATAATGATGCTGGATACTCTAATCCAGAATATGATAACTTAATAAAAGAAGCGCAGAAAGAAACTGATCCAGAAAAAAGAACAGCTTTACTTCATAAAGCGGAAGATATCTTAATGAATGATATGCCAATAATTCCACTATATTATTATACAAGTATAGTTGTGGCTAATCCAAAAGTAAAAGGTTGGGTAAAATCACCTTTAGGTGGATATGACTTCAAGAAAGCTTATGTAGAAAATTAA